One Lepus europaeus isolate LE1 chromosome 7, mLepTim1.pri, whole genome shotgun sequence DNA segment encodes these proteins:
- the ZBTB44 gene encoding zinc finger and BTB domain-containing protein 44 isoform X5, whose amino-acid sequence MLIHSGIKPFQCDRCGKKFTRAYSLKMHRLKHEGKRCFRCQICSATFTSFGEYKHHMRVSRHIIRKPRIYECKTCGAMFTNSGNLIVHLRSLNHEASELANYFQSSDFLVPDYLNQEQEETLVQYDLGEHSFENNSSVQMPVISQVSSTQNCESTFPLGSLGGLAEKEEEVPEQPKTSTCSEATRDDPPKSELSSITIE is encoded by the exons ATGCTCATCCACTCAG GAATTAAACCATTTCAGTGTGACCGCTGTGGGAAAAAGTTCACCAGGGCTTACTCGCTAAAGATGCATCGCCTAAAGCATGAAGGTAAACGCTGTTTCCGGTGCCAGATATGTAGTGCCACTTTCACTTCCTTCGGGGAATATAAACACCACATGAGGGTTTCCCGGCACATTATCCGCAAGCCTCGGATTTACGAGTGCAAAACATGTGGCGCCATGTTCACCAACTCTGGAAATTTAATCGTGCACCTGAGGAGTCTGAACCATGAAGCATCAGAGCTAGCAAACTACTTCCAGAGCAG TGATTTCCTAGTACCGGACTACTTAAACCAGGAGCAAGAAGAGACCCTTGTTCAGTATGATCTTGGAGAACACAGTTTTGAAAACAACTCCTCTGTTCAAATGCCTGTAATTTCACAGGTCTCCTCCACCCAGAATTGCGAAAGCACTTTTCCCTTGGGGTCTCTTGGTGGGCTggcagaaaaggaggaagaagtgcCAGAGCAGCCAAAGACCAGTACTTGTTCTGAGGCAACCAGAGATGACCCCCCAAAATCAGAGCTGTCTTCTATAACTATTGAATAA